The DNA region GCCTGGTAGGCTTGGTTCAGTAGCCGATCTCGGTCCGGTCGTAGCACACAAACAGGTGGTGTTCAGCGAAAAAATGAACATGGCCAATGGTACTCATCGCATGCAATTCCTGATCAACGATCAGGAGTACGACATGGGGCGGGTCGACCTCGTAAGCAAAATCAACGAGGTGGAACTATGGGAACTCGTCAATCGCTCTGATATGGATCATCCTTTCCATTTGCATGGCACCCAGTTCCAAGTAGTTGAGCGAGAGCTGGGTGGGGTGATCACGCCTGCTCCATTCCGTGCCTGGCAGGACACGGTCAACCTGCGTTCGAATGAGATCGTACGGATTAAAACTGTCCAGCGATGGTCCGGATTGCGTATGTTCCACTGTCACATTCTAGAACATGAAGCGACGGGAATGATGGGGCAGCTCAAAGTGGTTTGAACAATAGCTGCGCGTCGCTATGGACCACAGGACTGGCTGTAAGGGCAGGGAGTTGCTCGGGGTTGGCGAGGCCGAGGTAGCTGGTTCTGATCGATTGGTGCGCACATTACCTATCCCATGAAAAACGGATAGCTTTGAAGCTAGCATCATGTGGCTCGTTCACTCACCCTAATCGCGAGTCCTGTTCCAAACCTCAGCTCAGACTTCGGTGTAGAGACAAATCACGAGGCTTTCGATAGATACCCGTCCAGTTTCATTGGCTGTAGTATCCAATCGATGGAGTAACAGGTAACGCGACGCATCTCTTATTAGCCATTACCGTCCGTCCCGGTTGGGGTCGTCCGAGTCGATTGTCACCACAATGCTGAGGCAGAGATCTGGGCACCAAGCTTACTGAATTGTAATCGACCAGTCGGCTGCAATGTGGCATCGTGGCTCAGCTCTAAGACACAAGAGTCTTTGATCAATTACCTAAGTTCAGTTAATACCATGACGGTTTATGCATTTGGCTGTGTTATGTGGTTTTAGCCTGATCGAAAATATAAAACTAGATCTTCCCCGCCAAACCTCGAATCTACAGCTTATGCTGTGAGGAGTCTTGCATGTCACCTTTTAAAACTACCACCGTGATGGTTGCACTAACCGCAGGGTTGCTTTTGAGTGCTGTGGCACAAGCGCATCCAAAGTTGGTGTCTTCTAGCCCTTTGGAGGGCTCGACCGCCGGAGCACCTTCCAAGATCGAACTGCACTTCTCGGAGAACCTCACGACTCAGTTCTCAGGAGCGAAACTGATCATGACCGACATGCCGGGCATGCCGAACTCGCCGATGGGAGTTAAGGCTGGCGTCTCAGGCGGCGACGATCCAAAAACGATGGTCATCACGCCCGCTGCACCATTGACCACTGGTACTTACAAGGTCGAATGGCGTGCTGTTTCTTCAGACACTCATCCCATTACAGGCAACGTTACATTTAAAGTGAAATGATTTATGAGCGACTCAATCAACATCGCCCTTCGTTTCGCTCTTTATTTGGATCTAATGCTGCTGTTTGGATTGGCAATTTTTGGATTGTACAGCCTCAAGGGAAAAGAGCGAGTATCCGGCGCTGTCTTGAATTTTGAGTCGCTCCTTTTAGGTGCGGTAGTTATTGGTACCGTTTTATCCCTTGCTGCTATGTTGTTTCTTGCGAAAGCGATGAGCGGTGTTTCAGAGCTAATGGAGCTGCATCACCATATATTTGAAATGGTTCTTATGGGAACCGACGTCGGTTTGACGTGGATGGTGCGAATAGTTTCCCTTGTGATGGCCGGTATAGCCGTTACACTTAACAAGCGTTTCCCAAGTATCAGCCTATGGGCTGTCACCGTCTTTTCTGCGATTGCTTTGGCGACTTTGGCATGGACAGGACATGGCGCGATGGACGAGGGCGGCAGTCGTTATATGCATTTCACCAGCGACATATTTCACCTTTTGGCCGCAGGGGGCTGGATGGGGGCTCTCGCTGCATTCGCTTTACTGCTGCGTGAGAAGATACTTAACGGTGAACAAGAAATACGAGTTCTTTCCCGGGTTCTGACTGGATTTGAATCAGCGGGAGCGCTAATTGTCGTAACTCTAGGTGTTACCGGCATAGTAAATTACCTTTTTATTGTAGGTCCGGCCTTGGACGAGGTGATGCTTAGCACTTATGGTATATTGCTGCTCTTGAAGGTTTTGCTATTTGCAGGGATGGTTATATTGGCGTCTCTAAACCGCTTCCATTTGAGCCCCCTGTTAGAGCGCTCAATCAAGAGAGGAGACCATGCCGTCGCCGTTAATGCCTTACGACGTAGTATGATCTTTGAGTTCTCCGTTGCAGTGATTATCGTGTGTCTTGTCGCTTGGCTAGGAACCTTGAGTCCGGAGATGGATATGAGTTCGGTATAGACCTGAAAGTTTAGAGTTGCTTTCTTCTACGCGTCTATCTCGCGTTGTTTGTATGAAATAAACTCATCGCGTAATTGGCTGTTTTCTCCCGATTATCATGCCGGTAGAGGAGGGGCGCATCAAATGTTCTCTACGTCTGAAGAGGGCTATCTAAGCTGCTGCCAAGTACTCCCACCATCACTGCTCTTTATTAAATCGACAGGATTGAATAG from Pseudomonas sp. ACM7 includes:
- the copC gene encoding copper homeostasis periplasmic binding protein CopC: MSPFKTTTVMVALTAGLLLSAVAQAHPKLVSSSPLEGSTAGAPSKIELHFSENLTTQFSGAKLIMTDMPGMPNSPMGVKAGVSGGDDPKTMVITPAAPLTTGTYKVEWRAVSSDTHPITGNVTFKVK
- the copD gene encoding copper homeostasis membrane protein CopD, yielding MSDSINIALRFALYLDLMLLFGLAIFGLYSLKGKERVSGAVLNFESLLLGAVVIGTVLSLAAMLFLAKAMSGVSELMELHHHIFEMVLMGTDVGLTWMVRIVSLVMAGIAVTLNKRFPSISLWAVTVFSAIALATLAWTGHGAMDEGGSRYMHFTSDIFHLLAAGGWMGALAAFALLLREKILNGEQEIRVLSRVLTGFESAGALIVVTLGVTGIVNYLFIVGPALDEVMLSTYGILLLLKVLLFAGMVILASLNRFHLSPLLERSIKRGDHAVAVNALRRSMIFEFSVAVIIVCLVAWLGTLSPEMDMSSV